Below is a genomic region from Pseudazoarcus pumilus.
GATCGATGACCTCGAAGAAGCCGGCCGCCAGTAAGCGTGCGCCGCTACCTCGGGCGTGCGATTACACGAAGGCGTTCCGCAAGGACTGGGAGCGACTGTCTCGTTCGGGCCGCTACGATCTGCGACGTCTCAAAGAGGCCATGTTGCTGTTGATCGCCGCTGACGCGCCGCTCGGGCCTGAGTGGCTCGATCACCCCCTCAAGGGTGACTGGGCCGATCACCGCGAGTGCCACATCGGTGGGGACTTTCTGCTGATCTATCGGCAGGAGCGTGACTGCATCGTCTTCGTTCGTGCAGGCACGCACTCCGAACTCTTCGAGGACTAGGCGATGGCTGTTGAGTCTCTCCCCAACTTCACTCCCATGGCCCGGCGGCACTGGACGTCGATCCCGGCTGGCGTTCGCCAGAAGCTGCTGAGCAATGTCTGGTGCGGGGAGTGTCGGGCAGAAGTGACCATCACGGAGTTCCGCGGCCGTGTCGACCAAGGCGATTTGCTGCTGGAGGGGAAGTGTTCGGAGTGTGGCGCTGAGGTGGCGAGGGTTATTGAGGCAGGATGAAGTCACAGGTGGCGTGAAAAACCCGGCAGCACTCAGACTGACGCCACTGCGCCCAAGTGGGCGCAGTGTGCCCACTGACCTCCAGCTAGGTTTGGGCGGCACTTACGCGGAGATGGCACTGTAGTCATTGATAACCTTCACGGATTTGTCGTGAAGGACTTCCTCGGCTCCGTACCCACCGCCGTACAGTCTGAACTCAATCCCCGCGGCTTTGGCGCATTCGTAGTCCACGATGCTGTCGCCAACGTACAAAACACGTTCGTGCGACACATCAAGCAGGCGAACGGCGTAGTCCAGCGGCATGGGGTCGGGTTTGCGGCGGGTGCAGCTATCCGCGCCGACAATCGTCTTGAAGTACTGAGCGAGTTCCAGGTGCTGCAAGAGCGCACGAGCTGCGCGGCCAGCCTTGTTGGTGCACACCCCCAGCGCTACGCCCGAGTCGTTCAGTTCATGGAGCATTTCCGGTACGCCGTCAAAGGCGCGCGAGCGTTCGCACTCCATGCCGCGGTAGTGGCCGCGATACGAATTGAGCAGTGGTTCGTATAGGAGCTGGTCGGCTTCAAGCCAGACGATGGCGGCCGCGGTGCTCGCCTCAAGTCCGCCATGCAGCGATGATTTCACAACGTTTTCGGGGATCTCAGGCAGTCCCACGTCGGTCAGCGCACGGATGAGCGCGCCGTGCAGGTCGGGCAAGGTATCGACCAAGGTGCCGTCGAGATCGAAAATGACAGCGCTGTATTCAGTTTTGTTAAGCATGTAGGGGCCTCATGCGCGTATCGGCGCACAGGATTCGATGTTTGGGCGGAAGCGTTTAGCGTTTGAAGGTGCAGGCTTAGTGAGCCGTATCGCTGGTTGCCTGCATGGCTTCTGCCAGATCGGACAGTGATGAGGCGACAGCCGCTTTTCGGTCACCCAGCCGGAATCTGGGGCTCGTGTCGAGGTAGTTGTGAAGGTGCACGACGGTCTGACGGGCATCGGTGGTCACAACAGCGTAGGCCGGCGGCTCGTGACAGCCGGGGATGTCTTCCCCAGCCTTCGTTTTGTCATCAAAGCGCACCTGATGATGGGTGCTGGGCAGGCACGAGAAACCGACACCGTTGATGACGCCTTGCAGCGGGCGGTGTAAGTGCCCGAAGAAAACATGCCGAACATTTTGCCCGTAGGTCGCCAGGGTGCGCCAGAAGCGTTCAGGTTCCGCCAGCCCCATGCAGTCCATCACCGGCAGCCCAACGGCAAGCGGTGGGTGGTGCATAAAGAGATACGCAGGGCGTTCGCCGCTGTCTTCAAGCGCCTGTGCCAGCCAGGCAAGCCGGTGCTCGCACAACACGCCGTCAGAGCGCCCCGTTGCGAGCGTGTCCAGAAACAGCAGTCGCGCGTCTTCCAGATCTACTGCGTACTGAATGTAGCCATGTTCATCAGCAGCCAGGTCGGGAAATACTCCGAGTAGCGCCGTCCGCTCGTCATGGTTGCCCGGGACAAGATGGACCGGCATCGGAAGCGGTTCAAGGGCTGACTTTAAGGCGCGGTACTGCGCCTCTTGTCCGCTATGTACCAGGTCACCGGTTATCGCCACGCACGCCGCGTCAGGATGCTCTGAACACACGCTACGCACGGCGGCTGCGAGGCGCTCGGTAGGATCAACTCCATAGAGCACCTGTCCGGGTGCGACCAGATGGAGGTCGGTCATGTGGATGAACTTCATGGACGCAGTTCCCAAGCCCGTTTGTTCATGCCGGCTCCGGTTGTGTTTCTAGTTCGACGCTACTCTCCGAACTGTGCTGCTCGGAGCTGGGCCGGCTGCGGTAAATCCGCTCGAGCGCCGCATCATCGAGGTCTGCAGCGGTACCGTCGAAGACGACGCTTCCAGCACGTACGCCAATGATCCGGTCGGCAAAGCGCTTGGCCAGATCAACCTGGTGCAGGCTGCACAGCACCCCGATGCCTCGCTCGTGGCTGATGCCGCGCAAGATCTCAAGGACCGTCTCGGATGACTCCGGATCAAGGCTCGACACCGGTTCATCGGCCAGGATGACTCGGCTCTGCTGGCTCAGTGCGCGAGCGATGGCCACGCGCTGCTGTTGCCCGCCGGAGAGCGAGTCAGCACGTTGGTAGGCGTGGTTTAACAAACCAACGCGATCCAGATTGGCCAACGCCTGCTGGCGGTCCTGTTCGGGGAAGAGGTGCAGCAAGACACGCCACGCGGGTACGTACCCGAGGCGGCCGGCCAGTACGTTCTTGAGGGCACTGATGCGCCCAATCAGATTGAGCTGCTGGAAAATCAGGCCGATGCCGCGTCGGGCGATGCGGAGGTCGCGCTTGCCCAATTGGTCGATACGCTCGCCGAGCACCTCCACCTTTCCGTGATCAGGTGCGGTCAGTGCAGTGATGCAGCGGAAAATGGTCGACTTGCCCGCACCACTGGGCCCGAGCAAGACCACAAACTCTCCTGGTTCCACGCGCATGCTCACCTTCGATAGGGCGGTGTTGCCGGCGTAGTGCTTGGTAACCCCGGTCAGCACGATGGACGACGGGTTGGCGGGGGCTGTGGCGGTCGTGTTCATACCAGTTTCCTCCTGAGCATCGAGCTCAGTTGGTCAATCACAGTGACCATGACCAGCACGATTGCGGTCAAGGTGAAAAGCTTCTGGAAATCGAGCAGGTCAATCGCGGCTTTGATCTCGATACCAATACCGCCTGCGCCGACGATGCCGAGGATGGTGGAGGTGCGAACGTTGGCCTCCCAGACATAGAGCGAGACCGAGGCGAGGCTTGGTAGCGATGCGGGCAGTACCGCATACGTCACGATCTTGGTTTGGCTCGCGCCGGACAGCGCTGCCGCTTCCAACGGGGCCTTGGGCAAGGTTTCAATGGCCTCGCTGTTGAGTTTGGCGATGACCCCAATCGCATGAAGCGTCATGCCCAGAACGCCCGCGAAGGGCCCCAGGCCGACGGCTGCGACAAAGAGAATCGCAAACACCACGGTGTCGACGCCGCGCAGTCCATTGATAAACCCGCGCACGGGCAGGGCCAGCCAGTGCGGGCTGCCCAGGTTGCGCGAGATGAAAATGCTCAATGGAAACGCAACCAATGTTGCGGCGACCGTCGCAACGGTTGCGATAGCTACCGTTTCAGCCGCGCGGAAAAGCATGCGGTCGAGGTCGTCAAGATACGGGGGCCATGCCTTGGCCGCCCAACGGGCAAGGCGCGGCATTCCCTCTACCAGCGCTCCGAGGTCAACCTGTGCGAGCGACAGGCATTGCAAGAAGAACGCGATGCACAGGCCCGCGATGAGTGCCGGCTTCAAGGTGCTCGACGAGAGCAGCTTGGAGCGTGGTTCGCAGTAGCGTCCGCTGGGCAAGCGTTTTATCGGTTCAGATTGGTTCATGTGCAGCACTCCGAGCAGCGAAACCGTCTGGTTTCGCTGCTCAACAATCACGACATGCTCCTGATCAGGAGCGCAGTACGCCCAAGTCGCGCCCCATCGTCTCGAGGACGGCGTAGGGCTCGTGGGTGGTTGCCTCGAAGCCGCTGTAGGGCTCGGGAAGTTGCTGGCGGATCTCGTCGCGCAGCTCGACGAACGCCTTTTGCAGGGCGGCACTCATGTCCGGGTCAAGACCGCTACGTACGGCCACGACTTCGTTCGGAAGCGGGTCCGATTTCCAGACGACGACGTTCGAATCCTCTCGAATGGTGCCGTTACGGATCATGGTGTTGCGGTGCGTGTCCCAGCCCGTGGCGAGATCAACCTGGCTTTCTGCGGTCGCCATCTGAGCGGCAGCTGCCGAGGCGCCCTCGGCGTACTGCCCGAAGAAGGTTTTCGGATCAATGCCCTGGGACTTCAGGTAGTGCGTTGGCACAAGCCAGCCTGAGGTCGAGCCCACATCGAGCATCTGCATCGACATGCCCTTGGCGCTTTCCGGGAAGGACGGCAGTTCCAGACCCGGTCGCGCGACGATGATGGCGTGATAGACAGGTTTGCCATCGACGAGCATGACGCAGATCGGGCGTGCATTTCCGCTGTTTCGCGCGAGCACATAGCCCCACGGCCCCATCTGCGAGAGATCAACCTGTTCATTGGACAGAGCCGTGGCGATGCCTGCCCAGTCGTTTGCGACGTTGAGTTGCAGCCGGGCACCAACGCGCTCGGCGATTTCGTTGTAGATGGGCTCCCACACGCGCAGGGTGTCGGCCTGCGTCGGTTGTTGCGGGCCCAGACCAACCTTGATTACCGGCTTGCCGGCAGCACTGACGATGGCCGGAGCGGCGAGGGCGCCCGCAGAGGCCATGGAAACGGCGAGAAACTTCCTTCTGTTCATGATCTGCAACTCCTTCATAGAGCGGTGATGTGGGTCGGGTACAAGCTTGCCCGGTGGGCAGTTCCCGTGTCCCTGTTGGAGGACGCGCTCAGAGTAGGGGGTGTGAGTTGCAGCAAAGTTAATGTACAAACCGAAAGAACGGATAGACATATAGGCCAGATAAATGAAGGACGCGTACTTGGCTGAACTGAAGGCTTTCGATGCTGCAGCTACTCACGGCAGCATGTCTGCAGCTGCGCGCAAACTCGGGCTGCAGCAGCCAACGATTTCTCTGCATATCCGGCAGCTTGAGCAGCGTTTTGGGGTGGAGCTCTTCTTCCGGCGCGGACGCCGTGTGGAGCTCACGCCATTTGGCGCGTCACTCCGAGAGATCACGCGACGCATATTCCGGGCAGAAGAAGAGGCGATGGACTTGCTGCTGTCGGCCCAAAACCTCTATCACGGCCATCTGAAGCTGTGTGCGGTCGGTCCGTACAACGTCACCCCTATGATCAAGGCGTTCAGCAAGCGTTGGCCAAGGGTGCGCATCTCCGTGGAGTTGGGCGACTCACGTGAGGTGATCGAAAGTGTTTTGGATTACCGCTGTGACGTCGGGGTGGTGGTCCATCGCGTTAATGACCCTCGTATTCATAGTCTTGGGTTTCGCCGACAGGATTTGATCGTGTTCGCGCCTGCAAACCATCCCTTGGCTGGTCGACAAGGGCTGTCACCTTCTGATCTCGAAGGCCAAGACTTCGTGTTTAGAGAGGTGGGTTCGACGACTCGGAAGGCGTTTGAAGAGTTCCTCGAGCGCAACGATGTGCGCGTGCGCTGCGCGCTTGAGATGGGGAGTCGTGAAGCTGTGAGAGAGGCTGTTGCGCAAGAGTTGGGCTTAGGCGTCGTCTCGGATGCGGCTTACGTTGCAGATGCGCGTCTGGTCCAGCTTGAGATCGATACGCAAGGTCTTTCCACTCATGCTCACGTAATCTGCCTAGAGGAGCGCGTCACCGCGCCGCTGGTGCACGAGTTCCTTCAGGTCAGTGAGGAGTTGCGTGCATGCCGGGAGGATAAGGCCGCCTGACGCTTCGGGGCTCTGCTCAACGAGCCTGCGCTACCTTGTTGGGGTGAAGCTGCGCCCCTCGCTCTGGTAGCCGATGATCTGCCCTTCGGTGAAACGCTTATTCATGTTCAATCTCCTCAGGGGCGATTGGACTCCAAGCCGACGTGCTATTCAAATGTGGGGAGACGTCGCGCCTCGGAGGCTGCAGTATTCAGTGGCGGTGCCGGTGGTGCAGATCGGGAAAGTGCGGGTGCTTGTGCGTGACCGCCGTATGAGTGTGGCGATGGACGTGCGGTTCTTCGGTGGCGATTCCCGAATGCTCGTGGTGGTGATGTTCGTCGTGCCAGTGCAAGTGGCTGTGTTCGAGCGGCTCGTGGTGGTGTTCGTGGTCGTGCCGCTCGCTCAGGTGCAGCCACAGTCCGACGCCCATCAGTAGCGCGGCGGGCCACAGCAGCGGCGGCGCTTCGCCGCCGGGCAGTGCCAGCGCGACGGCGACGCCGACGAAGGGCGCGAGCGAGAAATAGGCGCCGGTGCGCGCCGCGCCGATTTCGCGCAGTGCGAGCACGAACAGCGCCAGACTGATGCCGTAGCCGACCAGGCCGATGGCGAGGGTGCTCAAGGCGCTGCCCGCGGCCGGCCACGAGGCACCCAGCATCCAGGCGATGACGAGGTTGATGGCGCCCGCCGTCAGGCCCTTGATGGTGGCGATGAATACCGCGTCACCGCCCGAGATGCGGCGTGTCAGATTGTTGTCGATGGCCCAGCACGCGCAGGCCACGGCAATCCACAGGGCGCCGCCGGTGCTGCCACCAGTTTCGGCTTGTTGCGAGGGCCACGCCAGCAGCATGCCGCCGGCCACGATGGCCAGCATGCCGATGACGAGGTGCCGGTCGCAATGTTCGCGAAATATGATCCAGGCGATCAGCGCAGTCAGCACGCCCTCCAGGTTGAGGAGCAGTGAGGCCGAGGCGGCATCCGTGCGGGCCAGGCCGATGAGCAGCGCCACCGGCCCCAGCACGCCGCCGAACAGTACGGCGGCGGTGAGCCAGCGCCATTCGCAGGCCACCAGGCCGGAAGCGGCCCAGCCGCGGTCGCGCAGCAGCCGGAAAGCGCTCAGGCCAAGCCCGCTGCCGAGGTACAGCAAGCCAGCCAGCAACACCGGATGGGCGCTGGCGACGACGAGCTTGGCGAACGGAGTGCTCGCACCGAACAGCACGGCTGCCGCCAGTGCGAGCACGATTCCGCGGTGCATGGCGACCTCCGCTGAACGGCGATGCGCCGGCCGGGCTTACGGCATGGCGAATCGCACTGCCATGGTACGCCCGCCGAGCGTCACCCGCGCCACCACGCGCGCGCCGGCAGGCAACTGCGCCGTGCCGGCGAAATGCTCTCCGGCAGGCGCGAGCTCGATGTCCTGCTTGCCGTCCTTGGATACGACTGTCAGTTTGGCGCTGCCGCCGTCGGTGTTGACCGGCTCGCCGTGATCGCGCACGAACAACCGCAGGCCGTCTTGGCTGACCAGCTCGAAGTCGAGGTCGTTGGCTTCGCTGACGATGCCGCCGTGCTTCGGCGCATGGTCATGGGCGCCTTCTTCAGCGTGGCTGTGACCATGGCCGTCGCCATGTGCGTGACCGTGGCTCTTGTCGGCCAGTGCGGGCGTGGCGGCGAGCAGGCAGGACAGCAGGATCAGGGTGCGAGCGTTCATGTGTGGGCTCCTTGGTTGCAGGGGGTTGTGAAACGGGGTCATCAGAATGCCTCCTTCTCGTTCTGGTTCATCAGGCGCTCGGTATCGCGCCGGCCGAACAGCCAGAACAGGGCGGGGGTCAGGAAGGTGTCGAGCAGGGTCGAGCTGATCAGGCCGGAGAAGATCACCACCGCCACCGGATGCAGAATCTCGGTGCCGGGGCGCTCGGCCTCGAACAGCAGCGGGGCGAGCGCGAAGGCGGTGACCAGTGCGGTCATCAACACCGGGCTGAGACGTTCGAGCGAGCCGCGCAGGATCATCGCGTGGTCGAAGTTCTCGTTCTCCGAGCGCATCAGGTTGATGTAGTGGCTGACCTTGAGGATGCCGTTGCGCACCGAGATGCCGGCCAGGGTGATGAAGCCGATCAGCGCTGCGATGGACAGCGGTTGGCCCGACAGCCACAGGCCGATCACCGCGCCGACCAGCGCCAGCGGGATGTTGGCCATGATCAGCGCAGCCAGCCGGTATGAGCGGTAGCGCGAGAACAGCACCACGAACATCAATGCGGCCGACACCAGGGCCAGCATGCCGACCAGCCGCGCGGCCTGTTCCTGCGCCTCGAACTGGCCACCCAGGGTGATGAAGTAGCCCTCCGGCAGGCGGTGCTCGGCGACCCGTGCGCGGATGTCCTCGACTACCTCGGACAGGGCGCGCTCCTGCACGTTGGCCGACAGCACGATGCGGCGGCGTCCGTCGTCGCGGCTGATCTGGTTGGGGCCGTCGCCGTCCTCGATGGTGGCCAGCCGCGACAGCGGCACGAAGCCGCTGGGCGTGTCGATCAGCATGCGCGACAGCCCCTCGACCGTGCGCGCGGTGTCAGGCAGGCGCACCACCAGGTCGAAGCGGCGCGAACCCTCGACGATCTGCGCCAGCTCCTCGCCCTCGACCATGGCCTGCAGCAGGCTCAACACGCGTGAGGTCGGCACGCCGTACGCCGCGGCCGCTGCGTAGTCGATGCGCACCTTGATCTGCGGCGCGAGTACCTGCTTCTCGACCTCCAGATCGGCCAGGCCGGGAATGTCGGCGAGCCTCGCGCGCAGCGCCTCCGCCTGGCTGCGCAGCACGTCCAGATCCTCGCCGAAGAGCTTGATCGCGATCTGCGAGCGCACGCCCGACATCATGTGGTCGATGCGGTGCGAGATCGGCTGCCCGATGGCCACGGCGGCCGGCAGATTGACCAGCCGTGATCGGATGTCGGCCCGAATCTCGTCCATGCTGCGGGTCAGCTCAGAGGCCGGGATCAGCCCGATGTCGAGTTCGCTGACATGCACGCCCTCGGCGTGTTCGTCGAGTTCCGCCCGGCCACTGCGACGTCCGACGTGGGTGACTTCCGGCACCTCACGTACCAGCCGCTCGGCCTCGCTCGCCAGTGCAGAGGATTCGGCCAGCGTCACGCCCGGATTGAGGCGCAGGCCGACGAGCAGCGTGCCCTCGTTGAACGGCGGCAGAAAGGTGGTTGGAAAGGTCGGCACCGCCGCCGCGGCGAGCAGCACGGCCACGGCACCGGCGGCGACGGCCGGGCGTGGGCGTTCCAGCACGCGTGCCAGCGCGCGGCCGTAGCCGCGCTTGATCCACGCCAGCAGCCGCGTGTCGCCATGCTCGAGCGACTTCATACCGGGCAGCAGGTAGAAGGCCAGCACCGGCGTGAGCGTGACCGACACGATCAGCGAAGCCAGCGTGGACACGATGAAGGCCACACCCAGCGGCACGAACAGCCGCCCTTCGATGCCCGGCAACACGAACAGCGGCAGGAACACCAGCACGATGATCATCGTCGCGTAGACGATGCCCGAGCGCACTTCCAGCGAGGCGTTGCGCACGATGGACAGCAGCGGCAGCGCGATGCCCGGATGTGCGGCACGGGCGGTCTTGAGGCGGCGGATGATGTTCTCCACATCCACCACCGCGTCGTCCACCAGGCCGCCGATGGCAATCGCCAGCCCACCCAGCGTCATGGTGTTGATCGACATGCCGAAGTAGTCGAACACCATCGCGGTGATCAGGATCGACACGGGAATCGCGGTCAGGGCGATCAGCGTGGGGCGCAGCGTGCCGAGGAACAGCGCGAGGATGGCCGCGACGAACACCGAGGCGGCGATCAGCTTGCCCGTAAGCGTATCGATGGAGGCCTCGATGAAGCTTGCCTGGCGGAAGGTCACGCGCGGTTCTGCCATGCCCTCGGGCAGCGAGGACTTCATCTCGTCGAGCGCCGTCTCGATGGCGCGGGTCACCGCGATGGTGTCGGCCGTGGGCTGCTTCTGCACGCCAAGGATTACCGCCGGCTGGCCTTCGAAGCCGGCGTCACCGCGCTTGACCTTGGGCGCGAAGGTGACCTCGGCGATCTGCTTGAGCAGCACCGGCTGGTCATTGCGCACGGTCAGTGCGAGCTGGCGCAGATCCTCCAGCACCGAAGTTCGGCCCAGATGCCGGATCAGGTACTCGCGCCCGTTCAGTTCCAGGAAACCGCCCGAGGTATTTGCCGCGAAGCCCTGCAGCGCGTTGGCCAGATCCTCCTGGGTGATGCCCAGATCACGCATGCGCGCGGTGTCGGGCTGCACCTGGAACTGGCGTACCTCGCCGCCAATGGGAATAACCTGGGCCACGCCCGGAACCGACATCAGCCGCAGGCGCAGCACCCAGTCGGCGTACTCGCGCACATCCATCGGCGAGATGCGCTGCGGATCGATGGGAATCGCGATCTGCATGATCTCGCCCATGATCGAACTGATCGGCCCCATGTGCGCGACGATGCCCGGCGGCAGGGCCTGCTCCATGGAGCCGAGCCGTTCGGACACCATTTGGCGGGCGCGGTAGATTTCGGTGTCCCAGTCGAAGGTGACGTAGATGAACGACAGGCCCGCGCTGGACACAGAACGCACCGATTCCACGCCGGGCAGGCCGTTCATGGCCGTCTCCAGCGGAAAGGTGATGAGCTGTTCGACCTCCTCGGCGGCCATGCCGCCGGCTTCGGTCATCAGCGTGACGGTGGGCTTGTTCAGATCGGGGAAGACGTCCACCGGCGTCTGCGACAGCGTCAGCGCCCCCCAGGCCATCGCCGCCAGACTGGCGACGATGACCACCAGCCGGTTGGCGAGGCTGGCATCGAGTAACCACTTGAACATGTGCGCCTCCCCTCAGCGGATCTGGTTGACGAGGGCGGCGGCGCGCACCACCACGCGGTCGCCGTCGGTCAGCCCGGACGTCACCGCGACATGGCCGCCGTCGAGCGGCTCGCTCAGCACCACGCGCGGCTCGAAGTGCTCGGGCGCGGTCTTGACCCACACGATGGTCTGATTCGAGGGGTTCTTCATCAGCGCCGCGGCCGGCACGCGATGCCCGTCAACTGTGTCGGCCAGTTGCACCTGCACGCGCACGGTTTGCCCCAGCGCCAGCCCGTCCAGCGCCTCGCCGGTCGCAGCGAAGCGGATCGGCAGTGCCTGATCGCGCAGCGCGCTGGCCGTTCCGACGTGACGCAGTGCCAGCACGCGTCCGCCGACCGCGAGGCTGCCGCCAGTGATGCGCGTGACGCGCTCGGGTTCATAAGCCAGCGCCTCGATGCGCAACCGCGTCGGGTCGACAATCTCGAACAGCGTCTCGCGCGCATCGACCACCTGACCGGCCACCGCGCGCGCCTCGGCGATCACGCCATCGACCGGCGCAGTAAGCGCCTCGCGCCCCTGCAGGCCGTCGCGCGTGGCGCGGATGCGTGTGTCCAGGCTCGCCAACGTCGCGGCGGCCTCGTCGATGTCCTTGCGCGGCACGCTGTCGGCCAGCTCGCGCAGGCGCTTCAGGCGGGCGCCGACGATGTCGCGCTCGGCGCGCAGTTCGGCCAGTTGCGCCTGCTGTCCGGCGCGTTCGATGGCGCCGGCCGCAGGCACCACCCAGGCCAGCACTTCGCCGCGTCGCACCGGCCGCCCCGGCTCCGGCAGGCCGTCCGGTCCGGCCTCGACGCGGCCGCCCTGCACGGGCTGAACCAGACCCCCGGCATTGGGGTCCATTACCACACGGCCGTTCAGCTCCAGCGTGCGCGGCAGGGCTGCGCGCTCGACCGGCAGGGTGCGCACGCCGAGCTGGCGCTGCGCCGGCTTGGGCAGGAAGACGCTGCCGTCGGGTGCGCGGCGCGGGCCGTCGCTGGTCACCGGAGTGGCCTCCTCGCCGTGGTCATGACCGGGGCCGCTCCATGCGGCGGGCATGGCCGTGCTCAGCGCAGCGAGCAGGCATAGTTGCAAGATGCGGGTCTTCATGCGCGCACCTCCCGCCCGCGGCCATCACGCAGCAGCGCGGCCAGCAGCGCCAGCAGTGCGCCGCCGGCGATGGCCCACGGCAGCCACTGTTCGGCATGGTCGTGTTCATCCGTAGCGGCTTCGTCGGCGTGATGCACGTCCAGCGTACCAACCAGCACGTCGGCTGCATCGGCCGTGATCACGGTGGCGACCACGGCATATTCGCCCTCAGCCGGTTCGGCAGGCAGGTGCACGCCGAAGGTGCCGGGCGCGACCGGCTCGACCGTCAGCGTGTCGGGGCCGAGCTCGAATTCGAGTTCGGCGTTCTCGACTGGCGCGTTGCTGTCGGCATGGTCGAGATAGAGGGTGAGCAGATCGCCGTCGAGCACGCCGACCAGTTCGAACAGCTCACTGGTGGCGGCGAAACGTGGTGCGGCGGGGCCAGTGGCCTGCGGTGCGGCCTCCTCGCCATGATCGTGGCCGGGGCCGGACAGGGCCGCCGGGGCATGCAGGCACAGGGCGAGCGCCACCATGCCGAGAGTAATGCGGTGTGTGGACATCGGGATTCCTCGTGGGGTGCGCGTCACTGCGGCAACAGGCCGAGTGCCTGGCGCAGCGCGGAGATGGCTTCGGCTTCGTCGATGCGCGCGTGCGCCAGTGCGCGGCGCGCCTCGGAGGCCTCGAGTTCGACCAGCAGACGGTCGGGCAGCGAGGTCTCGCCGAGGCGGAAGGACTTGGCGATGGCGCGCAGCGTGTCCTCGGCCAGCGTCGCGCGGCGCTCGGCTGCCTCGCGGCGGTCCTCTGCGGCGAGCTGTGCTTCGCGCGCGGCGAGCAGATCGCTCTCCAGTCGCTGGCGCTCAAGCTGGGCGCGTTCCTCGTGTTCGATGGCTTCAGCCATTGCCATGCCGGCCTCGGAGCGGTGTTGCGCACCGGCACCGAAGGGGATGCGGATACCCACCGTCAGGGTCTGCTCGAAACGCGCGCCGGCCTCGCCGCGCTCGCGCGTAACTCCCAGCGTCAGTTCCGGATTGGCGCGCGAACGCTTGCTGGCAAGTGCCGCAGCACTGCGCGACATCGCACTCTCATCGAGCAATGCGGCCAGCGCCGGATGGCTGTCGCCGATGGCCGGAGCCTCCTCAGGCAGCGGCTCGATGTGCAGTTGCTCAGCGTCGGGCAACGCAGCGTCGCGACCCACCAGCTGCTGCAGTGCCAAACGTGCGCGCGCGAATTTGGACCGGGCGCCGGCCAGCTCGCTCTGGGCATCGGCCAGTACGCCGCCGGCGCGATTGGCGTCGGTGAGCGCAAGCTGGCCTGCGCGCTGGCGTCGCGTCACGTCGCCGTGCAAGGCCCGCGCTGCGTCCAGACGCGTTTCCGCCAGATCGAGATCGACCGCGGCACGCTGCAACTCCCACCAGGCCTCGCGCAGCATCCCCGCGGTTTCCAGTTGGGCCAGGCGTGCGCGGCTGGACACCGCGCCGAGTTGCGCATCGGCGCTGCGCTGCACGAGCGCGCGCTCACCCGGCAGCCACAGTGGGAAAGCCAGCCCCGCCTCGTACTCGCGCGCACCGTCGTTGCGGTTTAAGCGGTCGCTGCGCAGCGACACTTCGGCGGCGGGCGGTTCGGCGAACCAGCGCCGGGCGGCCTCGCGGCCGGCCTCGGCGGCGCTCATGCGCGTGCCCAGCGACAGCGCCTCGGGGCGACGCTGCCAGGCGGCCTCGAACAGGGTCGGCAGACTGCTCGGGCGGGCTTGCGCGGTGGATGGGACAGCGGTCGCGTCCTGCGCGACGGCCGGGGTCAGGTACAGCGCGCCGATCAGCGCGCACAGCAGCGGCACGGGCCGCAGTCGTTCGATGGGGT
It encodes:
- a CDS encoding DMT family transporter → MHRGIVLALAAAVLFGASTPFAKLVVASAHPVLLAGLLYLGSGLGLSAFRLLRDRGWAASGLVACEWRWLTAAVLFGGVLGPVALLIGLARTDAASASLLLNLEGVLTALIAWIIFREHCDRHLVIGMLAIVAGGMLLAWPSQQAETGGSTGGALWIAVACACWAIDNNLTRRISGGDAVFIATIKGLTAGAINLVIAWMLGASWPAAGSALSTLAIGLVGYGISLALFVLALREIGAARTGAYFSLAPFVGVAVALALPGGEAPPLLWPAALLMGVGLWLHLSERHDHEHHHEPLEHSHLHWHDEHHHHEHSGIATEEPHVHRHTHTAVTHKHPHFPDLHHRHRH
- a CDS encoding efflux RND transporter permease subunit, which translates into the protein MFKWLLDASLANRLVVIVASLAAMAWGALTLSQTPVDVFPDLNKPTVTLMTEAGGMAAEEVEQLITFPLETAMNGLPGVESVRSVSSAGLSFIYVTFDWDTEIYRARQMVSERLGSMEQALPPGIVAHMGPISSIMGEIMQIAIPIDPQRISPMDVREYADWVLRLRLMSVPGVAQVIPIGGEVRQFQVQPDTARMRDLGITQEDLANALQGFAANTSGGFLELNGREYLIRHLGRTSVLEDLRQLALTVRNDQPVLLKQIAEVTFAPKVKRGDAGFEGQPAVILGVQKQPTADTIAVTRAIETALDEMKSSLPEGMAEPRVTFRQASFIEASIDTLTGKLIAASVFVAAILALFLGTLRPTLIALTAIPVSILITAMVFDYFGMSINTMTLGGLAIAIGGLVDDAVVDVENIIRRLKTARAAHPGIALPLLSIVRNASLEVRSGIVYATMIIVLVFLPLFVLPGIEGRLFVPLGVAFIVSTLASLIVSVTLTPVLAFYLLPGMKSLEHGDTRLLAWIKRGYGRALARVLERPRPAVAAGAVAVLLAAAAVPTFPTTFLPPFNEGTLLVGLRLNPGVTLAESSALASEAERLVREVPEVTHVGRRSGRAELDEHAEGVHVSELDIGLIPASELTRSMDEIRADIRSRLVNLPAAVAIGQPISHRIDHMMSGVRSQIAIKLFGEDLDVLRSQAEALRARLADIPGLADLEVEKQVLAPQIKVRIDYAAAAAYGVPTSRVLSLLQAMVEGEELAQIVEGSRRFDLVVRLPDTARTVEGLSRMLIDTPSGFVPLSRLATIEDGDGPNQISRDDGRRRIVLSANVQERALSEVVEDIRARVAEHRLPEGYFITLGGQFEAQEQAARLVGMLALVSAALMFVVLFSRYRSYRLAALIMANIPLALVGAVIGLWLSGQPLSIAALIGFITLAGISVRNGILKVSHYINLMRSENENFDHAMILRGSLERLSPVLMTALVTAFALAPLLFEAERPGTEILHPVAVVIFSGLISSTLLDTFLTPALFWLFGRRDTERLMNQNEKEAF
- a CDS encoding efflux RND transporter periplasmic adaptor subunit; its protein translation is MKTRILQLCLLAALSTAMPAAWSGPGHDHGEEATPVTSDGPRRAPDGSVFLPKPAQRQLGVRTLPVERAALPRTLELNGRVVMDPNAGGLVQPVQGGRVEAGPDGLPEPGRPVRRGEVLAWVVPAAGAIERAGQQAQLAELRAERDIVGARLKRLRELADSVPRKDIDEAAATLASLDTRIRATRDGLQGREALTAPVDGVIAEARAVAGQVVDARETLFEIVDPTRLRIEALAYEPERVTRITGGSLAVGGRVLALRHVGTASALRDQALPIRFAATGEALDGLALGQTVRVQVQLADTVDGHRVPAAALMKNPSNQTIVWVKTAPEHFEPRVVLSEPLDGGHVAVTSGLTDGDRVVVRAAALVNQIR
- a CDS encoding TolC family protein, with product MHPIERLRPVPLLCALIGALYLTPAVAQDATAVPSTAQARPSSLPTLFEAAWQRRPEALSLGTRMSAAEAGREAARRWFAEPPAAEVSLRSDRLNRNDGAREYEAGLAFPLWLPGERALVQRSADAQLGAVSSRARLAQLETAGMLREAWWELQRAAVDLDLAETRLDAARALHGDVTRRQRAGQLALTDANRAGGVLADAQSELAGARSKFARARLALQQLVGRDAALPDAEQLHIEPLPEEAPAIGDSHPALAALLDESAMSRSAAALASKRSRANPELTLGVTRERGEAGARFEQTLTVGIRIPFGAGAQHRSEAGMAMAEAIEHEERAQLERQRLESDLLAAREAQLAAEDRREAAERRATLAEDTLRAIAKSFRLGETSLPDRLLVELEASEARRALAHARIDEAEAISALRQALGLLPQ